The Terriglobia bacterium genome has a segment encoding these proteins:
- a CDS encoding penicillin-binding protein translates to MLAILLAWACAVPAVAAPAAAGGKAGVRASRRSKGHAASRFRGVPTFADSTSEDIAAYDDPVIRQAAVEALGRYNGTVVAVDPNTGRILSIVNQKLAFSNGTIPCSTIKPTIAVAALEEDVITRDTMLKVGRRKYMNLTEAMAHSNNQFFEELGRRMGFATVSRYAKLLGLGELSGYNMPEEHPGLLPAIAPAHGGVARMSSFGEGIQMTPLQLASLASAVANGGTLYYLQYPRTEEERANFAPRVKRQLDIAPLLPPIREGMLAAVLYGTGKASFDQGGDELALGKTGTCNDQKSRVGWFVSYADEARPKIALVVLLRGSSHRVMGPTAAVVAGRIYRKLREQNYFAEVPHRNEWIGASGN, encoded by the coding sequence GTGTTGGCCATATTGTTGGCGTGGGCCTGTGCTGTTCCGGCAGTCGCCGCCCCAGCGGCGGCCGGCGGCAAGGCGGGCGTGCGAGCATCGCGGCGGAGCAAGGGCCATGCGGCGTCGCGGTTCCGCGGCGTGCCCACCTTTGCCGATTCCACCAGTGAAGACATTGCGGCTTACGACGACCCGGTCATCCGCCAGGCAGCCGTCGAGGCCCTGGGCCGCTACAACGGCACGGTGGTGGCCGTGGATCCCAATACCGGGCGCATCCTGAGCATCGTCAACCAGAAGTTGGCCTTCTCCAACGGCACGATTCCGTGCTCGACCATCAAGCCCACGATCGCCGTCGCCGCGCTCGAAGAGGACGTCATCACCCGCGACACCATGCTCAAGGTCGGGCGGCGCAAGTACATGAATCTCACCGAGGCCATGGCCCATTCCAATAACCAATTTTTTGAAGAGCTGGGCCGGCGCATGGGCTTCGCAACCGTGTCCCGCTACGCCAAGCTCCTGGGGCTCGGCGAGCTCTCCGGCTACAACATGCCGGAGGAGCATCCCGGCCTTCTCCCGGCGATAGCGCCGGCGCACGGCGGGGTGGCGCGCATGTCCAGCTTCGGCGAAGGCATCCAGATGACGCCGCTGCAGCTCGCCTCGCTGGCCTCCGCGGTGGCCAACGGCGGAACTCTCTACTATCTGCAGTACCCGCGCACGGAAGAAGAGCGCGCGAATTTCGCGCCCCGCGTGAAGCGCCAGCTGGATATCGCCCCGCTGCTGCCGCCGATCCGCGAAGGCATGCTCGCGGCGGTGCTCTACGGCACGGGCAAGGCCAGTTTCGACCAGGGCGGCGACGAACTGGCGCTGGGCAAGACCGGCACGTGCAACGACCAGAAATCGCGGGTGGGCTGGTTTGTATCCTACGCCGACGAAGCGCGGCCGAAAATTGCGCTGGTGGTTCTCCTGCGCGGCAGCAGCCACCGCGTCATGGGCCCCACGGCCGCGGTGGTTGCCGGGCGGATCTACCGCAAGCTGCGCGAGCAGAACTATTTTGCCGAGGTGCCGCACCGCAACGAGTGGATCGGCGCGTCCGGCAACTGA
- a CDS encoding 2-phospho-L-lactate guanylyltransferase, with protein MATNQQSELVFEITQDSDGGFTAECLTEAIITQGDTWNELRANVKEAVQAYFFDRPAPQTIRLHLVRDEVLAIG; from the coding sequence ATGGCGACGAATCAGCAGAGCGAACTCGTTTTCGAAATCACGCAGGACAGCGACGGCGGCTTTACGGCGGAATGTCTCACCGAAGCCATCATCACACAAGGAGACACCTGGAACGAACTGCGCGCCAACGTGAAGGAAGCAGTTCAGGCCTATTTTTTTGACCGGCCTGCTCCTCAAACGATCCGGCTGCATCTTGTGCGCGACGAAGTGCTCGCCATCGGATGA
- the recA gene encoding recombinase RecA: MADEKSKMLDAAIAQIEKSFGKGSIMRLGSRDVLVPVSVIPTGCLSLDAALGVGGFPRGRVIEVYGPESGGKTTMTLHVIAEAQKLGGQAAFIDAEHALDPVYARKLGVDVDNLLVSQPDNGEQALEIAETLIRSGGVDVVVVDSVAALVPKAELEGEMGDPQMGLQARLMSQALRKLTGIVSKSRTCLIFINQIREKIGVMFGNPETTTGGRALKFYASIRLDIRRIQAIKEGDKVVGSRTRGKVVKNKVAAPFREAEFDILYGEGISREGDLLDLGVDKGLVEKSGTWLSYGSERMGQGRENARIFLKENPDIRAKLEAALRKKMEIPTPGTVNGASAPAATPAAAPAPNDRAMGAAASAAKGRPVNGPTR; this comes from the coding sequence ATGGCAGACGAGAAATCGAAAATGCTGGACGCGGCGATCGCGCAGATCGAAAAGTCCTTCGGCAAGGGCTCGATCATGCGCCTTGGCAGCCGCGATGTACTGGTGCCCGTGAGCGTCATCCCCACCGGATGCCTCTCGCTGGACGCCGCGCTGGGCGTGGGCGGCTTTCCGCGCGGGCGGGTCATCGAGGTTTACGGCCCGGAATCGGGCGGTAAGACCACCATGACGCTGCACGTCATCGCCGAAGCGCAGAAGCTGGGCGGGCAGGCGGCCTTCATCGACGCCGAGCACGCGCTGGACCCCGTCTATGCGCGCAAGCTGGGCGTGGACGTGGACAACCTCTTGGTGTCGCAGCCGGATAACGGTGAGCAGGCGCTGGAAATTGCGGAAACGCTGATCCGCTCGGGCGGGGTGGACGTCGTCGTCGTGGACTCCGTGGCCGCCCTGGTGCCCAAGGCCGAGCTGGAAGGCGAAATGGGCGATCCGCAGATGGGCTTGCAGGCCCGCCTGATGTCCCAGGCCCTGCGCAAGCTCACCGGCATCGTTTCCAAGTCCAGGACCTGCCTGATCTTCATCAACCAGATCCGCGAAAAGATCGGCGTCATGTTCGGCAATCCGGAAACCACCACGGGCGGCCGCGCGCTGAAGTTCTACGCCTCCATCCGCCTGGATATCCGCCGCATTCAGGCCATCAAGGAAGGGGACAAAGTCGTCGGGTCGCGCACCCGCGGCAAGGTGGTGAAGAACAAGGTCGCCGCGCCGTTCCGCGAGGCCGAATTCGACATCCTCTACGGAGAAGGCATCTCGCGCGAAGGCGACCTGCTGGACCTGGGCGTGGATAAAGGCCTCGTCGAAAAGAGCGGCACGTGGCTCAGCTACGGCAGTGAGCGCATGGGCCAGGGCCGTGAGAATGCGCGCATTTTCCTCAAGGAAAATCCAGACATTCGCGCCAAGCTGGAAGCTGCGCTGCGCAAGAAGATGGAAATCCCCACGCCGGGAACTGTGAACGGCGCCTCGGCTCCCGCGGCAACTCCGGCCGCGGCGCCGGCGCCGAATGACCGGGCTATGGGCGCGGCAGCTTCTGCGGCGAAGGGCAGGCCAGTGAACGGGCCTACGCGCTAA
- a CDS encoding DUF1572 domain-containing protein — protein sequence MAHEFTTSYLKDALDLFRYYKRLGERAMEQCPEEGLFAALDAESNSIAITVKHLAGNMRSRWTDFLTTDGEKPDRNRDTEFEAPPKTRAELLALWEAGWKQVFAALEPLTDADLTRRVLIRTEPHSVLQAVQRQIAHYAYHVGQIVYLGKHFAGGGWTALTVPRRKSAEFNANVASGKTSQR from the coding sequence ATGGCACACGAATTCACGACCTCGTATTTGAAGGATGCACTCGACCTGTTCCGCTATTACAAGCGGCTGGGCGAGCGGGCGATGGAGCAGTGCCCGGAGGAAGGGCTGTTTGCCGCGCTGGACGCGGAGTCCAATTCCATCGCCATCACGGTGAAGCACCTGGCGGGGAACATGCGCTCGCGGTGGACGGATTTTCTGACCACCGACGGCGAGAAGCCCGACCGCAACCGGGACACGGAGTTTGAAGCGCCGCCGAAGACGCGCGCGGAGCTGCTGGCGCTGTGGGAGGCGGGTTGGAAGCAAGTGTTTGCGGCGCTGGAGCCGCTGACGGATGCCGATCTGACGCGGCGGGTGCTGATCCGCACCGAGCCGCATTCCGTGCTGCAGGCGGTCCAGCGGCAAATCGCGCATTACGCGTACCACGTGGGACAGATCGTGTACCTGGGGAAGCACTTCGCGGGCGGGGGCTGGACGGCACTGACCGTGCCGCGCAGGAAATCGGCGGAGTTCAACGCGAACGTCGCCTCCGGGAAGACTTCGCAGCGCTAA
- a CDS encoding M23 family metallopeptidase, producing MNRRFGVVLLVLCSAGMGVLGYVFRQRLVATEAFQHEVQLTQKEAAWARQQSVLPTGKKVPAGANFMAALEKFGLSAEEAAGASAAAQRAFNLRQMRAGNMITVGRSVDGGLRTIEYRIDPERLLRIVPAPADGSFSAEVRTIAAKTEIVVVSGQVDDSLFNAVERAGETADLAMRLAEIFGYDLDFYTDPRRGDTFRVVLEKKKYAGGQTAGYGKIFVAEYDNGGHPYQALLFHDSSGRPAYYAANGNSLQKAFLRSPLKFGARITSHFSYARFHPILKIRRPHLGIDYGAPVGTPVQTIGSGRVLFAGRKGGEGNLVQITHANGYETMYLHLSRMFVRTGEHVEIGKVIGLVGSTGLSTGPHLDFRFLQRGKYKNFEHLGLPPADPVSKRNRPEFETVRDKWLPLLKNPALLQASVVQGELAAVPAHGK from the coding sequence GTGAATCGTCGTTTTGGCGTGGTGCTCCTGGTGCTGTGCAGCGCCGGGATGGGTGTGCTGGGTTACGTATTTCGCCAGCGGCTGGTGGCCACGGAGGCCTTTCAGCACGAAGTGCAACTGACGCAGAAAGAGGCCGCGTGGGCCCGGCAGCAGAGCGTGCTGCCGACGGGGAAGAAAGTTCCCGCGGGCGCGAATTTCATGGCCGCGCTGGAGAAGTTCGGCCTGAGCGCCGAAGAGGCGGCCGGCGCTTCCGCGGCGGCTCAGCGGGCCTTCAATCTGCGGCAGATGCGCGCGGGAAACATGATCACCGTGGGGCGTTCGGTGGATGGCGGGCTGCGCACCATCGAATACCGCATCGACCCGGAGCGGCTGCTGCGCATCGTGCCCGCGCCGGCGGACGGCAGCTTTTCCGCGGAAGTGCGGACGATTGCCGCAAAGACGGAGATCGTGGTGGTGAGCGGGCAGGTGGACGATTCACTGTTCAACGCCGTGGAGCGCGCGGGCGAAACGGCGGACCTGGCCATGCGTCTGGCGGAGATCTTCGGGTACGACCTCGATTTCTACACCGACCCGCGGCGCGGCGACACCTTCCGCGTGGTGCTGGAGAAGAAGAAATACGCCGGGGGGCAGACCGCGGGCTACGGAAAGATTTTCGTCGCGGAATACGACAACGGCGGGCATCCCTACCAGGCATTGCTCTTCCACGACTCCAGCGGCCGGCCCGCGTATTACGCGGCCAACGGCAATTCGCTACAGAAGGCCTTTTTGCGCTCGCCGCTGAAGTTCGGCGCGCGCATCACCTCGCATTTCAGCTACGCGCGCTTTCATCCCATCCTGAAGATCCGCCGCCCGCATCTGGGCATTGACTACGGCGCGCCGGTGGGCACGCCGGTGCAGACCATCGGTAGCGGGCGGGTGCTCTTTGCCGGGCGCAAGGGCGGGGAGGGCAACCTGGTGCAGATTACGCACGCCAACGGCTACGAAACCATGTACCTGCACCTCTCCAGGATGTTCGTGCGCACGGGCGAGCACGTGGAGATCGGCAAGGTCATCGGGCTGGTCGGCAGCACCGGGCTTTCCACCGGGCCGCATCTCGATTTCCGCTTTCTGCAGCGCGGCAAGTACAAGAACTTCGAGCACCTCGGCCTGCCGCCCGCCGATCCCGTCTCCAAGCGCAACCGGCCCGAATTTGAGACCGTCCGCGACAAATGGCTGCCCTTGCTGAAAAATCCGGCGCTGCTGCAGGCCAGCGTGGTGCAGGGTGAGTTGGCAGCGGTCCCGGCGCACGGCAAGTGA
- a CDS encoding DinB family protein, with translation MTIGQMMLGEYDQEMQNTRKTLERVPDDRWNWKPHDKSGTLGWLAGHIATMPGWATVTLNTEQLDYAPVGGPAYVPPKTDSRKELLAVFDKQCAEGRAALASASDQDMMKPWTLLAGGKTIFTLPKVAVLRGMVMNHLIHHRAQLTVYFRLLNIPVPALYGPSADEGQMGSAEAAAAN, from the coding sequence ATGACTATCGGCCAAATGATGCTCGGTGAATACGACCAGGAAATGCAGAACACGCGCAAAACCCTCGAGCGCGTCCCTGACGACAGATGGAATTGGAAGCCCCACGATAAGTCCGGCACCCTCGGCTGGCTCGCCGGCCACATCGCGACCATGCCCGGGTGGGCCACCGTCACCCTCAATACGGAGCAGCTCGATTATGCCCCGGTGGGCGGTCCTGCTTACGTGCCTCCCAAAACGGATTCTCGCAAAGAGCTTCTCGCTGTCTTCGATAAACAATGCGCCGAGGGGCGCGCCGCCCTCGCTTCTGCCAGCGATCAGGACATGATGAAACCTTGGACTCTTCTCGCTGGTGGAAAGACGATCTTCACCTTGCCCAAGGTCGCCGTTCTCCGCGGCATGGTGATGAACCATCTAATCCATCATCGCGCCCAGCTCACCGTCTACTTCCGCCTGCTGAATATTCCGGTGCCCGCGCTCTATGGCCCCAGCGCCGACGAAGGCCAGATGGGCTCAGCCGAAGCTGCTGCCGCAAACTAA
- a CDS encoding ATP-dependent helicase, whose product MATLFDLGPQDDPLAGLNEAQQRAVTHSEGPLLVIAGAGTGKTKVITERIRHLLASNPELGGENILGLTFTDKAAAEMKHRVVAAAGERAESVTLATFHSFCKELLAELEPERVLLDQVDHWILLRRNLARLRLEKFRRLADPGQFLSDFVEFFSRCQDELVSSAEYQRYADALAAQLEAERATLDEETCKERGEQAALQQEIARAYRTSEELLREKNRLTFGALLAETATRLRSDAALRARLQQRYQHILVDEFQDTNIAQLELLYLLAAEPRNILVVGDNDQAIYRFRGASFGSFTIFLERFAGWRRGADSGPWRVTLTENYRSMAKILRVATQVITQNEVSEDFPKKVLSTARGEGEKIRIVELGTAADEARWVRGELQRLHGAGHRWREFAILYRQHAHRDALVAELRRAGIPFFIAKLSILKHGLVRDVLAYLRLVARPYDDISCARVLAAPAWGLDATGLMRLTERAAKKRGTPLYDVLQAPQAELTFGAAQPDTSGLLEFLSAQRKTMRRKTAREILGELLDWLELAERVPEEDRRYVEQMVSFLKEWEPKSETRSLPEFLEYLDFYEQAGGTISLAEEGPRDAVRLMTVHGAKGLEFPHVFILRMNAGAFPVRPRSHVFEFPEALIKEERPQGDFHIQEERRLFYVALTRARDRLTLTTLTDKKSKRSPFLDDFLMEAPIKKRDVTQSAPNVPPAAEAEAASAEAAGPGSLFPASGAPPRLFSRIGTWAESFHPPAPMPLQLSASAIDSYRSCPQRYLFSKFWQLPEGPRAAMSFGSVMHTTIKRFVGELRKGNRLPFEEVAHIFETEWTSAGFEDDYQEGEYKKDGLEQLRVFHAALLAEPPQVLEQEKSFELPLDNNIVITGRIDQINSLGGRDVEIVDYKTGKPKPDAAARKDLQLSIYALAAREILELNPVDLTFHYLLTNEKQVTSRDAKQLDEAVRIVQEVAADIRAGEFPAKLGFQCRSCAYRTICPAQEESQKVQELQKRP is encoded by the coding sequence ATGGCAACACTCTTTGATCTGGGACCACAGGACGATCCGCTGGCCGGGCTGAATGAGGCGCAGCAGCGCGCAGTAACGCACAGCGAGGGGCCGCTGCTGGTGATCGCCGGTGCGGGCACGGGCAAGACCAAGGTCATCACCGAGCGGATCCGGCATCTGCTGGCCTCCAATCCCGAGCTGGGCGGGGAAAACATACTGGGGCTGACGTTCACGGACAAGGCCGCGGCAGAGATGAAGCACCGCGTGGTGGCCGCGGCGGGAGAGCGCGCCGAGAGCGTGACGCTGGCGACGTTCCATTCCTTCTGCAAAGAGCTGCTGGCGGAGCTGGAGCCGGAACGCGTGCTGCTGGACCAGGTGGACCACTGGATCCTGCTGCGGCGAAACCTGGCGCGGCTGCGGCTGGAGAAATTCCGGCGGCTGGCGGATCCCGGTCAATTTTTGAGCGACTTCGTGGAATTCTTCTCGCGCTGCCAGGACGAGCTAGTGAGCAGCGCGGAGTACCAGCGCTACGCCGACGCGCTGGCCGCGCAACTGGAAGCCGAGCGGGCCACGCTGGACGAGGAGACCTGCAAGGAGCGGGGCGAGCAGGCGGCGCTGCAACAGGAGATCGCGCGCGCCTACCGCACCAGCGAGGAGCTGCTGCGGGAAAAGAACCGGCTGACGTTCGGGGCGCTGCTGGCGGAGACGGCGACGCGGCTGCGCAGCGATGCGGCGCTGCGCGCGCGGCTGCAGCAGCGCTACCAGCACATCCTGGTGGACGAATTCCAGGACACCAACATCGCGCAGCTGGAGCTGCTCTATCTGCTGGCGGCGGAACCGCGCAATATCCTGGTGGTGGGCGACAACGACCAGGCCATCTACCGCTTTCGCGGGGCGTCGTTCGGAAGCTTCACGATTTTTCTGGAGCGCTTTGCGGGGTGGCGGCGCGGAGCGGATTCCGGGCCGTGGCGGGTAACGCTGACGGAAAACTACCGGTCGATGGCCAAGATTCTGCGGGTGGCGACGCAGGTGATCACGCAGAACGAGGTGAGCGAGGATTTTCCGAAGAAGGTGCTGAGCACGGCGCGGGGCGAGGGCGAGAAGATCCGCATCGTGGAGCTGGGGACGGCCGCGGACGAAGCACGCTGGGTGCGCGGGGAGCTGCAGCGGCTGCACGGCGCGGGGCACCGCTGGCGGGAGTTCGCGATTCTCTACCGGCAGCATGCGCACCGCGACGCGCTGGTGGCCGAACTGCGGCGCGCGGGAATTCCGTTTTTCATCGCCAAGCTGTCGATCCTGAAGCACGGGCTGGTGCGCGACGTCCTGGCCTACCTGCGGCTGGTGGCGCGGCCCTACGACGACATTTCCTGCGCGCGGGTGCTGGCCGCGCCCGCGTGGGGTCTGGACGCCACGGGGCTGATGCGGCTGACGGAACGCGCGGCGAAGAAGCGCGGCACGCCGCTCTACGACGTGCTGCAGGCGCCGCAGGCGGAGCTGACATTCGGCGCGGCGCAGCCGGACACGAGCGGGCTGCTGGAGTTTCTCTCGGCGCAGCGCAAGACGATGCGGCGGAAGACGGCCCGGGAGATCCTGGGCGAGCTGCTGGACTGGCTGGAGCTGGCGGAGCGCGTTCCGGAAGAGGACCGGCGGTACGTGGAGCAGATGGTGAGCTTCCTGAAGGAGTGGGAGCCGAAGAGCGAGACGCGTTCGCTGCCGGAATTTCTGGAATATCTGGACTTCTACGAGCAGGCCGGCGGGACGATCAGCCTGGCGGAAGAAGGGCCGCGGGACGCGGTGCGGCTGATGACCGTGCACGGGGCCAAGGGGCTGGAGTTTCCGCACGTGTTCATTCTGCGGATGAACGCGGGGGCGTTTCCGGTGCGGCCGCGCTCGCACGTGTTTGAGTTTCCGGAAGCGCTCATCAAAGAGGAGCGGCCGCAGGGCGATTTCCACATCCAGGAGGAGCGGCGGCTATTCTATGTGGCGCTGACGCGGGCACGGGACCGGCTGACGCTGACGACGCTGACGGACAAGAAGTCCAAGCGCTCGCCGTTTCTCGATGATTTCCTGATGGAGGCGCCGATCAAGAAGCGGGACGTGACGCAGAGCGCGCCGAATGTGCCGCCGGCGGCGGAAGCAGAGGCTGCATCCGCGGAGGCCGCGGGCCCGGGTTCGCTCTTCCCTGCTTCGGGAGCGCCGCCGCGGTTATTTTCGCGGATCGGGACGTGGGCGGAAAGTTTTCATCCGCCGGCGCCGATGCCGCTGCAACTGAGCGCCTCGGCGATCGATTCCTACCGCTCCTGCCCGCAGCGCTATCTCTTTTCGAAATTCTGGCAGCTGCCGGAAGGGCCGCGGGCGGCGATGAGCTTCGGCAGCGTGATGCACACGACGATCAAGCGTTTCGTGGGGGAACTGCGCAAGGGCAACCGCCTGCCGTTCGAAGAGGTGGCGCACATTTTCGAAACCGAGTGGACCTCGGCGGGCTTCGAGGACGACTACCAGGAAGGCGAATACAAGAAGGATGGCCTCGAGCAGCTGCGGGTGTTTCACGCGGCGCTGTTGGCGGAGCCGCCGCAGGTGCTGGAACAGGAAAAGAGCTTCGAGCTGCCGCTGGACAACAACATCGTGATCACGGGGCGAATCGACCAGATCAATTCCTTGGGCGGGCGGGACGTGGAGATCGTGGATTACAAGACGGGCAAGCCGAAACCGGACGCCGCAGCGCGCAAGGACCTGCAGTTGAGCATCTATGCGCTGGCGGCGCGGGAGATTCTGGAGCTGAACCCGGTGGACCTGACGTTTCATTACCTGCTGACGAACGAAAAGCAGGTGACCTCGCGGGACGCGAAGCAACTGGACGAGGCGGTGCGCATCGTCCAAGAAGTCGCGGCGGATATCCGCGCGGGGGAGTTTCCGGCGAAGCTGGGGTTCCAGTGCCGGAGCTGCGCGTACCGGACGATCTGTCCGGCGCAGGAGGAAAGCCAAAAAGTCCAGGAGTTGCAAAAAAGGCCATAG
- a CDS encoding 3-hydroxybutyryl-CoA dehydrogenase → MTVDAIKTVAVLGAGTMGNGIAHVFARAGFSVILRDVEPRFLDRGLETIGKNLDREIKKGKLAEADRAAVLARLQPVTDMQAIAAADFVVEAVPEKLEIKRAVLQEADGILRPDAILASNTSSIAITTLAALTGRPDRFVGMHFMNPVPVMVLVEVIRALQTSDATFDTTLRLAERLGKKPVAVNDAPGFVSNRVLMPLINEAAYAVLEGVATVEAVDAVMKMGMNHPMGPLELADFIGLDVCVDILHVLQDGLGDPKYRACPLLKKYVAAGWLGRKSGRGFYSYSQEKP, encoded by the coding sequence ATGACCGTGGACGCAATCAAAACCGTTGCCGTGCTGGGCGCAGGCACCATGGGCAACGGCATCGCGCATGTCTTTGCCCGCGCGGGCTTCTCCGTGATCCTGCGCGACGTCGAGCCCCGCTTCCTCGACCGCGGCCTGGAAACCATCGGCAAGAATCTCGACCGCGAGATCAAGAAGGGCAAGCTCGCCGAAGCCGACCGCGCCGCCGTCCTCGCCCGCCTCCAGCCGGTCACCGACATGCAGGCCATCGCCGCCGCCGATTTCGTGGTCGAAGCCGTCCCGGAAAAGCTGGAGATCAAGCGCGCCGTCCTGCAGGAGGCCGACGGGATCCTCCGCCCGGACGCCATCCTCGCCAGCAACACCTCCTCCATCGCCATCACCACCCTCGCCGCGCTCACCGGGCGCCCCGACCGCTTCGTGGGCATGCACTTCATGAACCCCGTGCCGGTGATGGTGCTCGTCGAAGTTATCCGCGCGCTGCAGACCTCGGACGCCACCTTCGACACCACCCTGCGCCTCGCCGAAAGGCTCGGCAAGAAGCCGGTTGCCGTCAACGACGCGCCCGGCTTCGTCTCCAACCGCGTGCTCATGCCGCTCATCAACGAAGCCGCCTACGCCGTCCTGGAAGGCGTGGCCACCGTCGAAGCCGTGGACGCCGTGATGAAGATGGGCATGAACCATCCCATGGGTCCGCTGGAGCTGGCCGATTTTATCGGCCTCGACGTCTGCGTGGATATCCTGCACGTCCTGCAGGACGGCCTAGGCGATCCCAAATACCGCGCCTGCCCGCTGCTGAAAAAATATGTCGCCGCCGGCTGGCTGGGCCGTAAATCCGGCCGCGGCTTTTACAGCTATTCCCAGGAGAAGCCATGA
- a CDS encoding DUF2007 domain-containing protein: MNYCPLCDAEYAAGYGRCTMCGVELVPEALRGRPLHEKERKERIDMVWKSGDPVAVSQAIAALREAGIPHHVKATQDHFVFELGMPRPKYEVRVFRSDAQRARELLEPIYQSSPFAFREPGEEEEQETREAEEAEKIEERRAAGWNPQQATAEIWSGEDVGLARILEDCLRENRIGVRREGAEPGTLRLFVMPADEPAAREILREVREGTPPR; this comes from the coding sequence ATGAACTACTGCCCGCTATGCGATGCCGAATACGCCGCCGGCTACGGCCGCTGTACGATGTGCGGCGTCGAGCTGGTGCCCGAGGCCCTACGCGGCCGCCCGCTCCATGAAAAAGAGCGCAAGGAGCGCATCGACATGGTCTGGAAAAGCGGCGATCCCGTGGCCGTTAGCCAGGCTATTGCCGCTCTGCGCGAAGCCGGCATCCCGCACCACGTGAAGGCCACCCAGGACCATTTTGTTTTTGAGCTAGGCATGCCGCGGCCGAAATACGAGGTGCGCGTCTTCCGCTCCGATGCGCAACGCGCGCGCGAACTGCTCGAGCCCATCTATCAGTCTTCGCCTTTCGCCTTCAGGGAACCGGGGGAGGAAGAGGAACAAGAAACAAGGGAAGCAGAAGAGGCCGAAAAAATAGAAGAACGCCGCGCGGCTGGGTGGAACCCCCAACAAGCCACCGCGGAGATTTGGAGCGGCGAGGACGTCGGCCTCGCCCGGATCCTCGAAGATTGCCTGCGCGAAAATCGCATCGGCGTCCGCCGTGAAGGCGCCGAGCCCGGCACGCTGCGCCTCTTCGTCATGCCCGCCGACGAACCTGCCGCCCGCGAAATCCTCCGCGAAGTCCGCGAAGGCACGCCGCCTCGGTGA
- a CDS encoding acetyl-CoA C-acetyltransferase, with the protein MENPVILSAVRTAIGKFQGGLAGFSAPELGGKVVAEAIRRAGIDAKLVDEAILGNVVQAGLGQNPARQAALKGGCDPRVAAMTINKVCGSGLKAVALAAQAVQTGESELLVAGGMESMSNCPYLLPQARTGYRLGDGKIIDSMINDGLWDAYENFHMGMTGELVAEKYSITREEQDRFAFESHQKAVRARKEGLFTSQILPIEIPQKKGAPLVVQHDESPREDTSVEALARLKPAFKKDGTVTAGNAPSTNDGAAALVVTSERKAAQLGKQPIARIVAQAVSGLEPKWVMMAPVDAVEKLLAKTGWNRDKDVDLFELNEAFSVAALAVTRQLKLNSAKVNVNGGAVALGHPIGASGARILVTLLYELQRRNLQRGVAALCLGGGNAVALAIERF; encoded by the coding sequence ATGGAAAATCCCGTTATTCTTTCCGCCGTCCGCACGGCCATCGGTAAATTCCAGGGCGGCCTCGCCGGCTTTTCCGCCCCCGAGCTCGGCGGCAAGGTTGTCGCCGAAGCTATCCGCCGCGCCGGCATTGACGCGAAGCTAGTGGACGAAGCCATTCTCGGCAACGTCGTGCAGGCCGGCCTCGGCCAGAATCCCGCGCGCCAGGCCGCCCTCAAAGGCGGCTGCGATCCCCGCGTCGCCGCCATGACCATTAATAAGGTCTGCGGCTCCGGCCTCAAGGCCGTAGCCCTCGCCGCGCAGGCCGTGCAGACCGGGGAATCCGAACTCCTCGTCGCCGGCGGCATGGAGTCCATGTCCAACTGCCCCTACTTGCTTCCCCAGGCGCGCACCGGCTACCGTCTTGGTGACGGCAAGATCATCGATTCCATGATCAACGACGGCCTGTGGGACGCTTACGAAAACTTCCACATGGGCATGACCGGCGAACTCGTCGCCGAAAAATATTCCATCACCCGCGAGGAGCAGGACCGCTTCGCTTTCGAAAGCCACCAGAAGGCCGTGCGCGCCCGCAAAGAGGGCCTCTTCACCTCGCAGATCCTGCCCATCGAGATCCCCCAGAAGAAGGGCGCTCCCCTCGTCGTCCAGCACGACGAATCGCCCCGCGAGGACACTTCCGTGGAAGCCCTCGCCCGGCTCAAGCCCGCTTTCAAAAAAGACGGCACGGTCACCGCCGGCAACGCCCCCAGCACCAACGACGGCGCCGCCGCCCTGGTGGTCACCAGCGAGCGCAAGGCCGCGCAGCTCGGCAAACAGCCCATCGCCCGCATCGTCGCCCAGGCCGTCAGCGGCCTCGAGCCCAAGTGGGTCATGATGGCTCCGGTGGACGCCGTGGAAAAACTCCTCGCCAAGACCGGTTGGAACCGCGACAAGGACGTGGACCTCTTCGAGCTGAATGAGGCCTTCTCCGTCGCCGCTCTCGCCGTCACCCGCCAACTCAAGCTGAATTCCGCAAAGGTCAACGTCAACGGCGGAGCGGTGGCCCTCGGCCACCCCATCGGCGCTTCCGGCGCGCGCATCCTCGTCACCCTGCTCTACGAGCTGCAGCGCCGCAACCTCCAGCGCGGCGTCGCCGCTCTCTGCCTCGGCGGCGGCAATGCCGTGGCCCTGGCCATCGAGCGCTTTTGA